Sequence from the Deltaproteobacteria bacterium genome:
CGAAAGGGCGCCCTTATTTGGATCGATTGGATCGGCCATAAGAGTGAATGATTGGAATATCACCCTTTATCGGCCGAGGGCAAAAAAAGTTGCCCCCTTTTTTGCCAAAAAAATTATTGCTAACGTTATAAACGTTAGGTATCTTAACGTTATGGACGTTAGGGAAATTAACAACCTTTTAAGCCGGGGGGAAATCGACCGGCCGGGGCTTATGCCTCATCTGGCCGAACTGGAGGCCAAAACGCTCCGTTTTCGGTTCGAGTTCGGCCTCGATGAACTCCCCGTTCAGCCCGGCCTTATCACTATCCGCGGCCCGCGGCAGTACGGAAAAAGCACCTGGCTCGAACGGGAATGCGTCAACACGATCCGAAAATTCGGCAAAGGCTCGGCCTGTTATTTGAACGGCGATGAGATCGTCTCGCCGGAGCATTTCGGCGAAAGCCTTTTGGAGGTAGGCCAACTCTATCCTGCCGGGACGCAGGTCCGGCGCCTTTTTATCGACGAGGTCACCGCTGTTTACGGCTGGGAAAAGGTCATTAAAAAAATCCTCGACCGCGGACATTTGCGGGATGTGCTGATTGTCACCACCGGCTCCCGCGCCGCCGACTTGCGGCACGGCTCGGAGAGGCTCCCCGGACGAAAGGGAAAACTGGCCAAAAGCGAATACCTTTTCCTCCCCGTTTCGTACCGTCAGTTTCACGCGCAGACCTCGGACAAACCGGGCCCAAAAACCTGGATCGCCTACCTCTTGACCGGAGGTTCCCCCGTTGCGTTGAACGAAATGCATCAGTCCGGGCGTCTTCCCGAATATTTCATCCAGTCGATCCGCGACTGGATTTTCGGTGAAATCGTCTCGTCGGGACGGTCGCGGATCGCCCTTTCCAATCTTTTGGCCATCCTTTTCAAGCAGGGGGGCAAACCGGTCGGCTTTGCCAAGCTGGCCCGCGAGTCGGGCATGGCCAACAACACGGTGGCCGCCGGCTATATCGAGCAGTTGGGCGATCTGATGTGTGTCCTTCCCGCATGGCCCGTCGATGGAAACAATTTTCTCCCCCAGCTCCGCAAGCCGTCCAAATTCAATTTTATCAATCTGGCGGCGGTTGTGGCCCTCCATCCGGCGGGGATCCGCGCTGTTTCAGACTGGGAGGCCCTTTCTGAGGAGGAACAGGCCGTTTTTCTGGAGTGGGGGATCGCCCAGGAAATCTGGCGGCGCTCCGTGCTGGCCGGCGTTGAAAATCCGGAGGCGATTCATTTCTGGCAGTCGAAGGAGCACGAAATCGACTTTTTCACGCCCGCCGGGGAATTTGTCGAGGTCAAACGGGGGGCGTCCGGTCCGATGGATTTTGCCTGGTTTCCGAAGATATTTCCCAAAAAAAAGCTCAACGTCGTCTGCGCCACCCCTTTTAAGTCGTCAGCTGTCGAAGGGATTGCCCTTGAGGACTTTTTTTTAAAAGACCGGTGATCCCGGCGATCACAACTCTATCCCGGCAGGCGGCGGGAAAAGGCGGGACTTTGTCAACAGCCGGTTACGGCACATAACCGGGATTGACCCGTACTTCCCCTTCAAGATTTCCCGTCTCACTAATCTCCTCGGCGCGCACGATTCCGTTTTCAACGACAAACCGGTATTTTCCCCAGACCACCGTGCGTTGAAAATAGCCCGCCAGCCACACAAAAGGGAAAAGAAGGTCGGCGATCAGAACCGAGAAGAAGTAGAGAAAAGGAATGCCTTGCCGATAGATAACCCGATCGAGAAAAGAAGGCATGACGGTTCGATAAGCAATCACCATCAGCAACATTCCCCACGAATAAGGGCTTCCCGGCTCCAAAAACAAAAGAAGGAGGGCAAACAGGGACTGGCAGGTCAAAATAAAAAAATGATACGCAACAGGAGAGGCGACACGAACCGCCACCATCCACCGGAGAGTATGCCCCGCATGGCCGATGATGCCCTGGTTTCTTTCGTGCGTCCGGATGAGATACGGGGCCACTCGGGTCTTGTACCCCGCCAATGCGAAAAGTTTGGCCAGTTCCTGGTCGGTCGTCAGTTTGCGGGCAATCGCCTTGAACCCCCCTGTTTTCAGATAGGCCTCGCGGCGGAAGGCCATGGCCGGGCCAATCCCCACGGGAGTCAGATATTGAAACAAGACGTCCACGAGCGGAATCATCAGATTGTAGGTGAGCGTATTGGCATACCCCGCCCATCCCCTGGCTCCCACCATCAAGGGAACCGCCGACACAAGGCCAACGCGCCTGTCTTCCAGCGGTTTGATCAGTTGACGGATATAGTCGGGCGTAGCAATGGTGTCGCTGTCGCTCAAGACAAGAATCTCCCCCGAGGCCTCCAAAAAGGCATTGTAAAAGTTGCAGACCTGCCTGTTGGGGCCCAATTGCGAGGGCCTGACGACAAGTTTTATGGGACAGTGGGGATGATTGTCCATGAAACGTTTCAGGAGGGGAATCGCCGGATCGTCGCCGTCCAGAACGGACAGAATCAACTCATAATGGGGGTAATCGATCCGCGTGAAACTTTCGAGATTTTCGGCCAACCCCTCTTCAACGCCGTAAAAGATCTTCAGGATGGAAACACGGGGGGAAAAAACGGTTTCCTTTATTTTTCGGCGGCGGAAAAAAAAGAGAAAATTTGCAAAGGCGACAGACCAGGCAAAAAGATTCACCAGAATGAGGGAGAAAAGGATTTGGGAGGGGGACAGCATGAATCGAAAAATTGGTGCGATTCGACCACACCAGGCGGGCTTAGTCAAAGGATAAAAAAATTAATAAATTCAAGCCCTGTTTATTTCCGGAAAATTTTCGGCTTCAATTTTTTTGCCTCGGCAATAAAAAAATGCTGCCAGTCGCTGTCGTTGAGTTTTACAATCATGTTGAAGGGTCAGGATTTTCGATTCCATAATTTTGCATGTTTCACTCGGTGGTGAAACACCGACTGCAATGAAATACGCCACCTTCTTCGATGGGACGAATTTCACAGCAAGAGAAATGACAGGAAACGGCGGCGATCGGGATCGAGTTGAAGTTCCTTCCAGTAACGGAGGAGTTGTTTTTTCGAAATTTTGGAACGGGCCAATCCAAAATTGACCTTTTGTTCGAGTTCAAAAAGCGCGGCTCCCTTCCTTGAATGGTCCCTTAATTTTTTGATGTCGCAACTCCAATTATGCACAAAATCATTATAATCCAACCCCGCCGATTCGCAACGGGTATTATCACCGGCGGCCGGGCCGTTTGAAAGATCCCCTTTCATAAGGGAACCGAAAAAGCCATTACAGGCATGAAGGGTTGCGCCTCGAAGATGGGTGCGAAAACCGGGGTAAAAGCCGGAGCGGTTGCGACAATGGCTCCGAGCGGGACGGAAAGATTCACCGACGGAATTAAAGGAGCACACCAGGGCGCGGCCATACCGCCCGAATAAAGTTCCAACCCTGTTGCAAGGGGGCCGCTGTTCATCCCGCTTGCAATGACCGGGTCAGGGACCACACCGGCAGACAATGTTCCCGGAAAAACGGGGCGTAATGCGGCGGGCGGCGGACCGGCCTTCTTCTCCGACAACTCATCAATCATCGGTTCGTGATCCTCCGTATCTCCTTCGCCGCCGATGATGTCGGGATTGGGATCCGATTCAGGATTCAACGGATCAAACTGCGGATTTCGGGCCCAAATTGCTTTCAACTTTGTTATATCAATTGCCAAATGAGTTTCATATTTTTTGCCGGACCTGAATGTATCGCGGTAGATACCCCCAGGAAGATTCCCAACCCCCACCACACCCATAACAGCCCCATTGACCGTGGCATTGGCAAAAACAACATCGTCAACCCCTTCCTGATTAACCAGTTGTCTCAAGAGCAACAGATCAAAATCGTGTCGGGACACATCGCCGACAAGATAGCGCCGTTCAACTAATAAAAGAAACTTTCCCGGGGGACGCCTGCCGCTTCTACTGTTTTCCAGAATAGTTCTTCCCACAATTTCACCGGTAGCCGTATTCCGCAGGTTGGCCACAAAAATGCTCGGATGAAGGGCCCGCGCGACGGGCTCGCCGTCGGAATTGAAATCACCCGCCGCCGAAAGACGCTGGCAGGTACGAAGGGGATATTCACCCGCCAAGGCGATGTCCGCAAGGCTGTCGGAAATCGTGAGTTCAAAATCGGCCGTTTCAACCTGCCGCGATCCCCCGCCTGCTTGAGTTTTGGCAATCTGGTCGATGTTGTGCAAAATTTCCCCGATGTGGGGATAGTCGGCGTTGACCTCCAAGGCGCCGATCTCCTTTTTCCACCCGTCGAGCCGATCGACCGGAATCGGCTTGCCAAGACGCAGGGTAATTTCGATATTTTGAACGACGGCCTTAAGCCTGTCATTCTCGATCTCGCCGCTCTTTTCAACCCCCAGGTGTTCCAGGATGCTATGGAGAATCTCCAGAAATTGCCCGGAAAGCTGTTCCCCGCCGATTTTCAGGGAGGCCACTGCGCGACCGGGCTTAAGCCCCTCCTTCTTCAACTTTTTATCCTTAACGAGGGCGGCTAAATACCGGATGACGATTTCTTTTCCGATTTCGGTCTGGAAAAAATAATACCCCATCAGTGTCAGAAAAAGATTATCCTTTCGCAAGACCGACTCGGGGTCGGCGTACGTGGCCCTGATTTTCCTTTGAAGTCTGACGGGGAGTTTACAGGCGGCAAAAAAATAATCCAAGACCATCTGATCAAGACGCTCTCCCATTTCTCTAAAGTTCGCGGCGTTAAGGAATTCCTTTTTTCCGCAGGCTGTGCGCCAAAGAGCGATCTGGGTCGTTAATTCATGCAACGGCAATTCGGATAAGACCCTCTGGATGTTGGCCAGCATGCGCGAAAACCGGGCAAAGGCAAGCACGGTGTCGTTGCGATCGGACCGATTGGGCTGGTTCCGGTCGATGGAGGGGATCACGGCGTTAAGAAAATCACCGATTTCTTTACTGCCATAGCGGTGGTCTGGTAGATCGCCCATCCGGAGGGTGACAAGCATGAATTCGGCAATATCGCGCCGCGTATCGCGCGTATTCGACCCTTTGGGGATATGGTTGACCAGCCAGTTCAAATGGTTGCGCATTGCTTCGAGGGGAAATACGGCAATCATCGCCTTGAGCGTTTCAATACCGGGGTTGTAAATGACAAATCGTCTTAAAGTTTCGGCTGGCCCTGGCCACATATCATCATCTGCATAATATCCCCTTCGTTCGATCACTGCCTCAACCATGACCTTCTCAACAGCCCATGAAAGGAGCCTTTGATTTTTAAGGGCGAGGACCTTTGCGGACGGAAGCCTATTGACAACGGAATTGAGCCCGTTGGCAGGTGAATAATATCCTGTAAATTCTTTCAGGAGATCGAAATCTTCCTCCGCGGTTTGATTGATCAGCGCCACAAGAAGGGCCGCCCCATTTCATGCTCCTGCCCCCCAGGAGAGGTATGAATAAAGCTCATCATGTCGATTGTCATTGATCGCTGTTTATTCATAACCAGTCCGGCCTCAAGCAGACGGGCAATTTTTTTGGCCAGAACGGGGTGCTTGCCCAGCAGGGGATGTTGCCGAATGCGCGGTGACAGACCCGATAGTGACTCCTGCTCCAAGCGAATAAACACTTCGGGTAATAGCAGGCGACGCAAGGCCGTTGCTGTGAGCCTGACTTCGTTACGTATGATTAAAACAGGCGCGTTTAAGTGCAACAAACGATCGAACCCAAAGAGCCTCCTACAAAGCTGATCAATTGAAGCATTGGGATCAATGTTTCTTCTAAGACGCGAATTGCCGAGAAGCTCAAGCCAGGTGTCGTTGTTGTAAATATGCAGGTTTTCCTCCGGAATTCCCACCTCCGCCGCATCAGCCTCATCCGGCGGCGGGACATACTCAAAAAACGAGACGATCGCGCGCCGGATCACTTCCGACAAATATCTTGTTCTGACCTCTGCCGGCCCTTCCCGCATGGCCTTCTGTGCCAGCCAGTCGATAAAATCGCCGAGTTCAGCGGTATAATCACGACGCGGTCTCGTCACTGATGAATCAGACCGGGTCAGGACGGAACCGATGCCCGGTTGGCCAAAAGACCCTTCGCCTCTCTGCAACAGTTCCCGAAACGCCCGATAGTCCGCCTCGATCTGGCGGACCATTTCCGGATCGAGCCCCTCTTTGGGCGTCTCTTCGACAAACCGGCGCACCTCCCCTTCATCCAACGGGGCTTCGGGAGACAAACCGAGAGACGCACGCAACAGCGCCTGCTGGTCGGGATTTAAATGCAGTTCAGGCATAAAAGTGAATTGTCCTGAATACCCCCCTTTATCGGCCAATGGCAAAAAAAGTTGCTAACGAAATTGAGGTGGCAGTAAATTTGGGAGAGATAGTAATTTGGGGAAAAACCGTTATTTAAGAGGATCTATCTTTTCCAATGGTTGTTGTCTCAATGTTTTCATTGTAAAACATGGAGACGATAATTCCGTAGAAACGG
This genomic interval carries:
- a CDS encoding ATP-binding protein, with the protein product MDVREINNLLSRGEIDRPGLMPHLAELEAKTLRFRFEFGLDELPVQPGLITIRGPRQYGKSTWLERECVNTIRKFGKGSACYLNGDEIVSPEHFGESLLEVGQLYPAGTQVRRLFIDEVTAVYGWEKVIKKILDRGHLRDVLIVTTGSRAADLRHGSERLPGRKGKLAKSEYLFLPVSYRQFHAQTSDKPGPKTWIAYLLTGGSPVALNEMHQSGRLPEYFIQSIRDWIFGEIVSSGRSRIALSNLLAILFKQGGKPVGFAKLARESGMANNTVAAGYIEQLGDLMCVLPAWPVDGNNFLPQLRKPSKFNFINLAAVVALHPAGIRAVSDWEALSEEEQAVFLEWGIAQEIWRRSVLAGVENPEAIHFWQSKEHEIDFFTPAGEFVEVKRGASGPMDFAWFPKIFPKKKLNVVCATPFKSSAVEGIALEDFFLKDR
- a CDS encoding glycosyltransferase, whose translation is MLSPSQILFSLILVNLFAWSVAFANFLFFFRRRKIKETVFSPRVSILKIFYGVEEGLAENLESFTRIDYPHYELILSVLDGDDPAIPLLKRFMDNHPHCPIKLVVRPSQLGPNRQVCNFYNAFLEASGEILVLSDSDTIATPDYIRQLIKPLEDRRVGLVSAVPLMVGARGWAGYANTLTYNLMIPLVDVLFQYLTPVGIGPAMAFRREAYLKTGGFKAIARKLTTDQELAKLFALAGYKTRVAPYLIRTHERNQGIIGHAGHTLRWMVAVRVASPVAYHFFILTCQSLFALLLLFLEPGSPYSWGMLLMVIAYRTVMPSFLDRVIYRQGIPFLYFFSVLIADLLFPFVWLAGYFQRTVVWGKYRFVVENGIVRAEEISETGNLEGEVRVNPGYVP